TCAAACGGAACGGAGAGGTTCTCTACTAAGATAAGGACCTTACCAGCAAATGCCATGATACTCCGCGTGAATCATGTGGGCATCAGGGACGCGAGCAAGGTCGAAGACAATCTGCTGACGAGTCAGCTTCTTAAGGACAGGATAGAATTCAGTATCGCGATAGGTCACAAGCACAACCTCAGAGTGCGCCGCAATGTCATCCACGCTCTCCACGAGTAATTCTGCGAGGTGTGGGATCGCCGATTCAATATACGCTTTGTTCGACCCGACAAGGCGCGCAAGTGAAACATTGCGGTCAAAAATCTTTATATTGTACCCTTTCCCAAGCAACGTTTCAACCAGTTCGACGACAGGACTCTCGCGCATATCATCGGTACCTTCCTTGAACGCAAGACCGAGGACACCAATCTTCTTCTTGCCAAATGCCTGAATTGACTTTACCGCACGCTTCACACTTTCTTCATTCGATTCCATCAATGAGAAAAGCAACGGCGTTGAAAGATTGTTCTGCTTAGCGCAAGCCGATAGCGCCCGGACATCCTTAGGCAAACAGGATCCACCGAAAGCGAAGCCAGGCTTTAAGTAGTAAGGTGACAGATTGAGTTTGGTATCGGAACAGAAAATCTCCATGACTCGATGACTGTCAATACCCACTGACTTGGCGATAGCGCCGATTTCGTTTCCGAAAACCACTTTCACGGCGTGGAAGGAGTTGTCGGCGTACTTGACAAGTTCCGCTTCCTCTATCTTCGTCGTATGAAACGG
This sequence is a window from bacterium. Protein-coding genes within it:
- a CDS encoding nucleotide sugar dehydrogenase, which gives rise to MRISVFGLGYVGCVSAACLCESGHEVWGIDVDSTKVKFLLEGKSPIVEKELPELIAKHRSAGRLNATTSIEEAIKNTDVSLVCVGTPSLPSGALNTEYARRVCEQIGDAIKGLDRLHTVIIRSTLLPGTTRRELLPRLEQHSGKSEGNGFQIAYNPEFLREGSAVSDFFGPPKTVIGAEREAAAAIVAELYKGLPGPFHTTKIEEAELVKYADNSFHAVKVVFGNEIGAIAKSVGIDSHRVMEIFCSDTKLNLSPYYLKPGFAFGGSCLPKDVRALSACAKQNNLSTPLLFSLMESNEESVKRAVKSIQAFGKKKIGVLGLAFKEGTDDMRESPVVELVETLLGKGYNIKIFDRNVSLARLVGSNKAYIESAIPHLAELLVESVDDIAAHSEVVLVTYRDTEFYPVLKKLTRQQIVFDLARVPDAHMIHAEYHGICW